From one Streptomyces sp. Q6 genomic stretch:
- a CDS encoding ROK family transcriptional regulator, with amino-acid sequence MRRTSRDIRTANRYEVLRHIIADSPLSRRELAQLTGLSQATVATLVTELLDLGLLTDVGFEDSEGGRPRGLLAVAAGRGALVGVDVAETYVHAELFDLSLKVVARADREVRPGENRPEQVVALIADAVDEVLAGHAGRVLGVGVALPGQVDREGGVSVYAPNWDWHDVPLRALLAERVDPPLHLDNPLHAGTVAELWSGAARGREDAVVVNLGTGVGAGLALGGGLYRGIGNSAGEWGHTTLVLDGRLCHCGNRGCVETYVGAPGIMLNLRELSPSSPLLHPDDQTATVRALAAAAAAGEPVAVQAVRDTARYLGAGIADLVNLLNPEVIVLSSWVTTYLGELLLGEVRTAVARHALRHSLARAEIVLSPIPTDPVCLGAATFALERALAPTPTMRRTP; translated from the coding sequence GTGAGGCGCACCTCCCGGGACATCCGCACCGCGAACCGGTACGAGGTCCTGCGGCACATCATCGCCGATTCCCCGCTGTCACGGCGGGAGTTGGCGCAGCTGACGGGGCTGAGCCAGGCGACGGTCGCCACGCTCGTCACGGAGCTCCTCGACCTGGGACTGCTCACCGATGTCGGCTTCGAGGACTCCGAGGGCGGGCGGCCGCGCGGTCTGCTCGCCGTGGCCGCCGGGCGCGGGGCGCTGGTCGGCGTGGACGTGGCCGAGACGTATGTGCACGCCGAGCTGTTCGACCTGTCGCTGAAGGTCGTGGCCCGCGCGGACCGCGAGGTGCGCCCCGGCGAGAACCGGCCGGAGCAGGTCGTCGCCCTGATCGCGGACGCCGTCGACGAGGTGCTCGCGGGGCACGCGGGGCGCGTCCTGGGGGTCGGCGTCGCGCTGCCCGGTCAGGTGGACCGGGAGGGCGGCGTCTCCGTCTACGCGCCGAACTGGGACTGGCACGACGTCCCGCTGCGCGCGCTGCTCGCCGAGCGCGTCGATCCGCCGCTGCACCTGGACAATCCGCTGCACGCCGGCACCGTCGCCGAGCTGTGGTCCGGGGCGGCCCGCGGCCGCGAGGACGCCGTCGTGGTGAACCTCGGCACGGGCGTCGGCGCGGGCCTCGCGCTCGGCGGCGGCCTGTACCGGGGCATCGGCAACAGCGCGGGCGAGTGGGGCCACACCACGCTCGTCCTGGACGGCCGGCTCTGCCACTGCGGCAACCGCGGCTGCGTGGAGACGTACGTCGGGGCGCCCGGCATCATGCTCAACCTCCGCGAGCTGAGCCCGAGTTCACCGCTGCTGCATCCCGACGACCAGACGGCCACCGTGCGCGCCCTCGCCGCGGCCGCCGCCGCGGGAGAGCCGGTCGCCGTGCAGGCGGTGCGGGACACCGCGCGCTATCTCGGGGCGGGCATCGCCGATCTGGTGAATCTGCTCAACCCCGAGGTCATCGTGCTGAGCAGCTGGGTCACCACGTATCTCGGTGAGCTGCTCCTCGGCGAGGTGCGTACCGCGGTCGCCCGGCACGCGCTGCGCCACTCACTGGCCCGCGCCGAGATCGTGCTCTCCCCCATCCCCACGGACCCGGTGTGCCTGGGCGCGGCGACGTTCGCGCTCGAACGCGCCCTGGCCCCGACGCCCACCATGCGCCGCACCCCCTGA
- a CDS encoding D-arabinono-1,4-lactone oxidase, translating to MPETRPTNWARNITFSAPEVHRPTSPDALRALVAKSPHIRVLGSGHSFNRIADVDADRDGVLVSLGGLPATIDIDPAAGTVRVGGGVRYAELAAALHARGLALHNMASLPHISVAGSVATGTHGSGNANRSLAEAVRAVEILTGGGETVTLARGDEGFEGAVVSLGALGVVLSLTLDVEPDYEVSQRVLRELPFQGLDFAAVTSSAYSVSLFTTWQGPHFDQVWVKQRHPLPVDFPWAEPATDKQHPVPGMPAVNCTEQFGVPGPWHERLPHFRAEFTPSSGDELQSEYLLPREHAQDALAALDAVRDEIAAVLQVCEVRTVAADTQWLSPSYGRDTVAFHFTWVADTARVLPVVSLVEDRLRAFGPRPHWGKVFTAAPDQVVARYPRAAEFAALARRLDPEGKFANTFVRALLDR from the coding sequence ATGCCCGAGACCCGACCCACGAACTGGGCCCGCAACATCACCTTCTCCGCCCCGGAGGTACACCGCCCCACCTCGCCCGACGCGCTGCGCGCCCTCGTGGCGAAGAGCCCGCACATACGGGTGCTCGGCAGCGGGCACTCCTTCAACCGGATCGCCGACGTGGACGCGGACCGCGACGGGGTCCTCGTCTCGCTCGGCGGCCTCCCGGCCACGATCGACATCGACCCGGCCGCGGGCACCGTCCGGGTCGGCGGCGGTGTGCGGTACGCGGAGCTGGCCGCCGCGCTGCACGCCCGGGGTCTCGCGCTGCACAACATGGCCTCCCTGCCGCACATCTCCGTCGCCGGTTCGGTGGCCACCGGCACGCACGGCTCGGGCAACGCGAACAGGTCGCTCGCCGAGGCCGTCCGCGCGGTGGAGATCCTCACCGGCGGCGGGGAGACGGTCACCCTGGCGCGGGGCGACGAGGGTTTCGAGGGCGCCGTCGTCTCGCTGGGCGCGCTCGGCGTCGTGCTCTCGCTGACGCTGGACGTGGAGCCGGACTACGAGGTCAGCCAGCGCGTCTTGCGCGAACTCCCCTTCCAGGGACTCGACTTCGCGGCCGTCACGTCGTCCGCGTACAGCGTGAGCCTGTTCACCACGTGGCAGGGGCCGCACTTCGACCAGGTCTGGGTCAAGCAGCGGCATCCGCTGCCCGTCGACTTCCCGTGGGCCGAGCCCGCCACGGACAAGCAGCACCCCGTCCCCGGCATGCCCGCCGTCAACTGCACCGAGCAGTTCGGGGTGCCGGGCCCCTGGCACGAGCGACTGCCTCATTTCCGGGCGGAGTTCACGCCGAGCAGCGGCGACGAGCTGCAGTCGGAGTACCTGCTGCCGCGCGAGCACGCGCAGGACGCGCTCGCCGCCCTCGACGCCGTGCGGGACGAGATCGCGGCCGTGCTCCAGGTGTGCGAGGTGCGGACGGTGGCCGCCGACACGCAGTGGCTGAGCCCTTCGTACGGGCGGGACACGGTCGCCTTCCACTTCACGTGGGTGGCGGACACCGCGCGTGTGCTGCCCGTGGTGTCGCTGGTCGAGGACCGGCTGCGCGCCTTCGGGCCGCGGCCGCACTGGGGGAAGGTCTTCACGGCGGCCCCCGACCAGGTCGTCGCGCGCTATCCGCGGGCCGCCGAGTTCGCCGCTCTCGCGAGGCGTCTCGACCCGGAGGGCAAGTTCGCCAACACGTTCGTGCGGGCCCTGCTCGACCGCTGA